A window of Acidobacteriota bacterium genomic DNA:
CTTCAATCGCGCGGCAGTCTTTAATGTTGAGCGAACGTCAACCACTTCCCATCCATACAGCGTGAAAAACAATGGACCCTCCTCCGGCGCAAACTTGAACTCGGCTTTCCCTTCCTTGATTTGCTGGCCCATGCCCTTCTTGACCATCTTCAGCAAGCCAGGCGACGCAATATCGACGATCCAGTGATTAAAAGCGGATACAGCCGCGAGGTCCTGCGCTAGAGACGCCACCTCGTCGCGCGAGAGGTAAATCAGCAATCCTTCCGTGATGATGAGCACGTTCTTCCCGGCACGACCGAGCGCGGCGAAAAGCTGGCGACGCGCAGCAACATCGGATAAATCGAGGCGGGCGCGATCGAGGGTGCAGGCCGGCTTCTCGCCACGAAGAATTTCTTCTTTGTAATCGAGAATTCCCGGCAGATCGACTTCGACCCAATGAAGCGATGCTGGCAAATTCATTCGATAGGGACGCGCGTCGAGGCCGGCAGCCAGATTAACGACCATGTCGATGCCCTCCCTGATCTGCTGCTTGATGAATTCGTCGTACACACACGTGCGCGTGATCCAGGCCCACGTTGCGCGCTCGCTGAAAGGCATGGATTTCGCGATCTGGTCGCCGCGCTCGCCCGCGAGGCGCCGCGCGAACGGATCGCGGAAGACGGCATCGGGCCGTTCCGTTTCGCGGGCGCGGTAAATGGCCGCGAGGAGCGCGGTGTCGGAGATATTGCGGACGAGGGGATCGTGGGTGCTCATTCCGATAGCTTACCTCGATTTCGGTCACTTTCCGACTCTGCGATTCGCCTCATACTCTTCTTACTTCTTACGCCTCCTCAATACCGTTTGCCCTACGACTGCTATCTGGACCCTGCCAGTCAAGAGGAATTTGGTCGCAACATCGAGTCGCTTGCCAAATGGATAGAAGGCGCAATCCAGCGCTTCCGCGCAGGCGGGAAGAACTCGCGAATCATCGAACTGCACGACACTAACCACTACGTGTTCATAGTAGACGAAAGGTTTACCCGCCGTGGCGGGCGTTGGTCGTTCGAGAAATGCGCAAGTTCCTGCTCGATGAATAAAGGTGCCTATGAGTGGATTAACCATAGGGATTACGGTTTCCTGTTAATCTCATCAAACCGCAGAAAGCTTATCTTTCGGCTTTCCCACCGCTGCTCGATGCGATGTGCACGGCGAGCACCGCGATGAGCACAAGAAAAAGAAAAGTGATGAAAGGCAAGTTCCTGCTCGATGGCAGTAGCTTGACGGGCGTCTGCGTTGTAATCTGCGAGCGCCATGGATAAAGGCGCACATTTTTTTAAATGTGATTTTCAGGTTCACACCCCTCGCGATGCGGGCTGGAAGGGGTGGGGGACGCTGTAACAGACGCGGAGCGGAAGGCGTATGCCGAAGAACTTGTTCTAGCCTGCCGAAAAAAGGATATTGGAGCGATTGCAATTACCGATCATCATGATTTTGTCTTCTTTCCGTACGTCAAAAAGGCCGCAGAAGAAGAGCTCGACGACGCTGGCAAGCCTGTTCCAGAAGAAGGACGAATCGTTGTTTTTCCTGGCATTGAAATCACCCTAACGTCGCCCAAGTGTCAGGTGATATTGATTCTTGATGCAGATTTCCCCGAGAATCTTTTTGAGAGTGTTTTAACGACTTTAGCAATTTCCCGCGGCGGCTTCGCCTGCCTCGCATGCCGCTGACGTTCAACGCATACCTCAAGATGTAGTTCCAGGGTTGCCGGAACTGTATGAAAAGCTGAACGCGCTCAAACATTCGAAGGGACGATTTATTGTATTGCCGAATGTCAGCGAAACGGGATACGGCACCCTACTGCGGTCAGGTTTCGGAAATTTTTTGCAAGACGATGCCATGTGTTGGCGGTTTCACGGATGGTCCTGTGTCGAAATTTGGAAAAGGTGCATTGGATATAGTCACCGGTAAGAGACCACTCCGATTTAGGCAAGCACACGACGTGGGTAAAATGGTCGGAACCGACGGCCGAAGCTCTTCGGCAAGCATGCCTTGCCAAGGAATCGCGACTATCCCAAGGAGAACCAAATTTACCGAGTTCTTGGATCACGACGCTAACTGTGACGAACTCAACGTTCTTGGGTCGGGTCAGCCTCGATTTTAACCAGCAATATAATGCGATCATTGGAGGTCGAGGAAGCGGAAAGTCGACACTGTTAGAGTATCTACGCTGGGGATTTTGTGATCAGCCGGCCGAAAGCCTCGATTCCGACATGGCACCGGTGCAAGCAACAAGAAGGAAACTAATAAGCAACACACTTCTGAAGGTAGAGGGCGAAGTTCATGTGACGTTCGTTCTCAACGGCGTTGAACATATCGTTAAGAGGGATTCGAAGACGCCAGAGGTCTCTTTGAAGGTCGGCGACGGCAATTTTGCTTCAGTAACCGAACAAGAGATCAGAAACCTACTTCCGATTCAGGCATATAGCCAAAAGCAGCTCAGCAGCGTTGGCGTCAGATTGGAGGAACTGCGACGATTTGTCGAATTACCGGTAAGACAAAGCCTTGATCGAATTCGTTCGGACATACGTGACATCGAGGCAAAGATCAGGGTCTCTTACGTAGAGCTCATTCGTAAAGAGGAAATCGAAAAAGAGATCAGTAAATACAACCTGGAGATCGATTCCCTAACGGGGCAGGTGGACTCTCTCCGAAAAGGACTCAAAGGTCTATCCACAGGCGATCAAGAGACAATCACGCAAAAGCTCTCTTCGATAACGAGGAGTTGATAATCGAAGAGTTAAAAAACGAATTGGCTAGGGCTGCGGAGATGGTTGGCTCACTGGAAAACGAATTCGGGGAAGGTGTTGTGAGTGAAAATGTCGATGAATTGCAGAACCCGAAACTGATAGAGAAAATCCGGTTACAATTCTCTCTCAAGTTCAAAGAAATTAACAAACAGGTCAGCGCTCTTTCAGCTTTGTTCGATAACACTTCTCTCAGGACAGTGAACGAAGCGATTGAAGAATGGGACAAGGCGAAAGAAGCCTTCGACAAAAAATATGAGGCTGCAAAAAGTCGAGCAAATGTAAACCAGCAGCAATTGAAACAAATCCAGGATACGGAGAGGCGGATCGGAGAGCTGAAAAAGATCCAAATGGCAAATCGAAACACCGTCTCCGCTTTGGGCGATCCGGCGAAGGCGTACGGAGAGCTACGCGCGCGGTGGAATGACGCTTATACAAAGAAGATTAAAGTGCTTGAGAAGCAGTGTAAGGATTTTTCGTCGCTGTCGAACGGGCTGATTAAGGCGGAAGTAAAAGGCAGCCTCGATGTTGAGTCGTTGAAGAAACATTGCAAGCTCGCTTTCGCAGGTTCGAATATCAAAGAGCAAAAGATCGAGAATCTGTGTCAATGTGTGCTCACTGCAGAGGACCCTGTCGCCCGCGTGGAGCGGCATTCTTACAGAACTTGAGAAATTGGCCCGACACGATCCTGAAGGGACTGATCCGTTGCCAGCGTGTCCAATAATCGACAAATGCGATTTTAAATCTTCTGAGAAATCGAGAATTACCGCGGAGTTTGATTATGAGAGATGGCTAGACCTTTCATTAGCAGAGCTGGAATTTAATCCAGTGTTTCAATACTGCACAAGCAAGGCAAAAAACGAATACATCGCCTTTGTGGACGCCTCCGCTGGACAGCAAGCGACGGCTCTCTTTACAGCTTTGTTAAATCAAGAGGGCGCTGCGTTGATTATAGACCAGCCTGAGGACGACGTTGATAGCAAAGTTGTCAAAGAAATTATCGAGCGCATTTGGACAGCAAAGACTAAACGTCAGCTGATCTTTGCCAGTCACAATGCCAACTTCGTAGTCAATGGAGATGCGGAATTGGTGATCTGCTGCGATTATTTGAAGGCTGGAGATCAGACAGCGGGCACAATCAAACTTTCCGGCGCGATTGATAACGAAAAGATTAGGAAAGAAATAACGACAGTTACGGAAGGTGGAGAGGAAGCGTTCAAGCTCCGAAAGGAGAAGTACGGATTCTAGCCATAACGGGAAGATGTCTCTGGCCGCGATAAAGTGGCGGAACGTGGGGTCGTGTCAAAACTCCGAAAGTCTTCGCGAGCAGGCCACTTGACATTTCACGCGCGGTTTCTGGGTTTTAGCACTACTGGTTGCGATCCTAAGGAAGTCGAAGAAGGCAGAAGGAAGGCATTAGGAAGTAACCGCATCCGCTAGATCGGCATCTTATTCGTCGCAAATCACCGGCAGAAAAGTCGACTCGCGCTTTGTTAACATTCACGCGTGAACCATAAACTTAAAAGTCCCTGCTGGATTTGGTCTTGATATCATTGTCGATGATATTACCTCTGTATCGTGAGTACGGTTTACGAGAATCTTCAGAACCAGCTTGTTCATGTTCAGACGAACGCCCCAAGACGCGCAAGAATCTGCCAGCTTTTTTCCGGCGCCGCAGATGGAACGTAGTAACAACGGCGAATGGTCAGTGACCATTGACGTCAGAGTGAAGAGCGCGGCCCGTGAGGACAATTGTGTCACATTCATACCAGTTACGATACGTATAAAGGACACAAGCATTCAGTTGTCACTTACCGATGATCCCGACAAGTCGGTAGAAATCTCTCATCTTCCAGGCGCTAGCCGCACTGACCTCGAGACGTTTTGTGGATGGATTCGAGAGAAAGTTGAAGGAACCTTCCGTTGGATCGCGACCGGTGAGGGGAGGCCAGAGCGGCGCATGGGATTTCATACCGAGGCGTAATTTCAAATCCACCCCGTGCAATAGATTGGCGTGTGTTGGCATTTGACTTTTTCTGCTGCAGACCCGCGAAGACCGAATCTATTTGAGCGCAGCGTGAAATGCGGCGGCAATGGAAGTCAGCCGCCTTCGCATGAGGCTACGGCGCGCCAAGAAAGACAGAAGGAAGAAGTAGGAAACCTTCACTCTGCCATTTTTCCACCGGAAGTTTCTGGTCGCTGATCACGAGAACTATGAGCTTGCTCCTGGGATTGGATTTGAGAGGATTTTGAATCGCCATGAAACCTATTGGCGCGGCCGTCGTGATCGGAGTGTTACTATCATTCGGCATAATTTACATCCTAAGACCGCTAAACACCGGTGCTGTAGCGCTC
This region includes:
- a CDS encoding SAM-dependent methyltransferase; the encoded protein is MSTHDPLVRNISDTALLAAIYRARETERPDAVFRDPFARRLAGERGDQIAKSMPFSERATWAWITRTCVYDEFIKQQIREGIDMVVNLAAGLDARPYRMNLPASLHWVEVDLPGILDYKEEILRGEKPACTLDRARLDLSDVAARRQLFAALGRAGKNVLIITEGLLIYLSRDEVASLAQDLAAVSAFNHWIVDIASPGLLKMVKKGMGQQIKEGKAEFKFAPEEGPLFFTLYGWEVVDVRSTLKTAARLKRLTLWIRLLSFLPDSHGKQGSRPWSGICLLRDQSAAQTSAW